One Capsicum annuum cultivar UCD-10X-F1 chromosome 2, UCD10Xv1.1, whole genome shotgun sequence genomic window carries:
- the LOC107859471 gene encoding F-box protein At1g61340 isoform X2: MALGKKCGSYGSGLVRSTSFGRKRITVDVDFSHATPMKKVCSHNSFFNYEKSPIEDLPQDILIVCGVDHDDLKRLFHVSRAIREATVIARRWHFEYATPRKTIGFKNTIEDLGEFNDVEAPNAPRQMKARKLRLSRKKLADISVNLFASEEDVDDDWLQRESQYM; encoded by the exons ATGGCATTGGGGAAAAAATGTGGAAGTTATGGGTCAGGGCTAGTGAGAAGTACTTCGTTTGGGAGGAAAAGAATTACAGTGGATGTTGATTTCAGTCACGCAACACCTATGAAGAAAGTGTGCAGTCATAATTCGTTTTTCAATTATGAAAAGTCTCCAATTGAAGACTTGCCACAAGATATTTTG ATAGTGTGTGGAGTTGATCATGATGATTTGAAGAGGTTGTTTCATGTATCAAGGGCAATTAGAGAAGCG ACTGTGATTGCAAGAAGGTGGCATTTTGAGTATGCAACACCAAGGAAGACAATTGGTTTTAAGAATACTATCGAGGATTTGGGTGAATTCAATGATGTTGAAGCGCCAAATGCTCCGAGGCAAATGAAAGCTAGAAAATTAAGGTTAAGCAGAAAGAAATTAGCCGACATTTCTGTAAACTTATTTGCATCAGAAGAAGATGTCGATGATGATTGGCTGCAGAGGGAGAGTCAATATATGTAG
- the LOC107859471 gene encoding F-box protein At1g61340 isoform X1: MALGKKCGSYGSGLVRSTSFGRKRITVDVDFSHATPMKKVCSHNSFFNYEKSPIEDLPQDILIQIVCGVDHDDLKRLFHVSRAIREATVIARRWHFEYATPRKTIGFKNTIEDLGEFNDVEAPNAPRQMKARKLRLSRKKLADISVNLFASEEDVDDDWLQRESQYM, encoded by the exons ATGGCATTGGGGAAAAAATGTGGAAGTTATGGGTCAGGGCTAGTGAGAAGTACTTCGTTTGGGAGGAAAAGAATTACAGTGGATGTTGATTTCAGTCACGCAACACCTATGAAGAAAGTGTGCAGTCATAATTCGTTTTTCAATTATGAAAAGTCTCCAATTGAAGACTTGCCACAAGATATTTTG ATACAGATAGTGTGTGGAGTTGATCATGATGATTTGAAGAGGTTGTTTCATGTATCAAGGGCAATTAGAGAAGCG ACTGTGATTGCAAGAAGGTGGCATTTTGAGTATGCAACACCAAGGAAGACAATTGGTTTTAAGAATACTATCGAGGATTTGGGTGAATTCAATGATGTTGAAGCGCCAAATGCTCCGAGGCAAATGAAAGCTAGAAAATTAAGGTTAAGCAGAAAGAAATTAGCCGACATTTCTGTAAACTTATTTGCATCAGAAGAAGATGTCGATGATGATTGGCTGCAGAGGGAGAGTCAATATATGTAG
- the LOC107861233 gene encoding uncharacterized protein LOC107861233, whose translation MLIEQLHSPMASHPLISTIVTLYTIIFLYFPAMAASPLIISTSVLLLLLLRLGVAQRISKDQTEKRREFDISDCTNFENDSVVELDLDSDPLLFQDDDSNVESNCEKDSVVEPDPDLDPIQFHDAGFVDDSNCEKEPKSRQFYGDCFVEWNVRAPLEVIYEAYEGEEEEDDEGEYAEEKRKEAFGVIERYASLSMYYPETDTDADTDSSYDGDSPVIGNWDSSENVCFRWDDDEDGEELIEIELDCKRNSEAEEENLIEIDLTLAKFRAR comes from the coding sequence atgCTCATTGAACAACTTCACAGTCCTATGGCGTCCCATCCACTGATCTCCACCATTGTTACTCTCTACACTATCATATTCCTCTACTTCCCAGCTATGGCTGCTTCTCCATTAATCATTTCCACTTCTGTTTTATTACTTTTGCTTCTTAGACTAGGGGTAGCTCAGAGAATTTCGAAAGACCAAACAGAGAAAAGACGCGAATTTGACATCTCTGATTGCACCAATTTTGAAAATGATTCAGTGGTTGAACTGGATCTGGATTCCGACCCGTTACTGTTTCAGGATGATGATTCCAATGTGGAATCTAATTGTGAAAAGGATTCGGTGGTTGAACCGGATCCGGATCTGGACCCGATACAGTTTCATGACGCTGGCTTCGTTGATGATTCCAATTGTGAGAAGGAGCCGAAGTCGAGACAGTTTTATGGGGACTGTTTTGTGGAGTGGAATGTGAGGGCGCCATTGGAGGTGATATACGAAGCGTACGaaggagaggaagaagaagatgatgaagggGAATATGCAGAGGAGAAGAGAAAGGAAGCTTTTGGAGTCATTGAGAGGTACGCGTCATTGTCTATGTACTATCCGGAAACGGATACGGATGCGGATACGGATAGCTCGTATGATGGGGATTCACCGGTCATCGGAAACTGGGATTCGTCGGAGAATGTGTGTTTCCGGTGGGACGACGACGAAGATGGAGAGGAGTTAATAGAGATTGAACTGGATTGCAAGAGAAATAGTGAAGCCGAAGAAGAGAATTTGATCGAGATTGATCTGACTCTGGCGAAGTTCCGGGCGAGATGA
- the LOC107859473 gene encoding heterogeneous nuclear ribonucleoprotein U-like protein 1 gives MAPKKRDSCIADEPDTKKKAKLDQSKQGSSQLLLSSTPPRVLLNPADCDLDFNVEGNGLQGSALYEQGFAYCWSGARANMGITGGKYCFGCKIVSEQPVDMEDTPLDQQHVCRVGISRGDDAVGNLGETLHSFGFGGTGKFSSQGRFSEYGERFGVGDTIICCVDLECNPLASISFSKNGKWLGIAKQFNAGPTALEVVDCRMKNLLWHSALYPHVLLKNVVVHMQFSVDDGLAPVEGYKPWSCAMEDGKAIPGPSFANLCDCEVMMLVGLPAAGKSTWAEKWVKEHPEKRYVLLGTNLALDLMKVPGLLRKQNYGERFDRLMDRATGIFNTLLSRASQIPRNFIIDQTNVYKNARKRKLKPFANYKKIAVVIVPTPEELKIRGEKRFKEMGKEVPAEAVNQMLVNFVLPMSKDMPRADEYFDEIRFEELGRVEAQKCLDEMKANLDSKRDVTPYSRESSVQSHNSPSTQYPSEAYRQSYSGPSSHSLRNLPGGHPNNSYALPPLQAPRETFYSTPSSYNPIGDFGHHGSHSAYGNSRGYDMEARSAIHEGIYEPHVGPGAWNAAELHRSNMNDPYPRTFGGPRYLPPDSSEPAFGSRMATTYGFPRGDPAPRPPHGNFPSGAQHPGVYAPPRPRYY, from the exons ATGGCGCCAAAGAAGCGTGATTCTTGTATAGCCGATGAACCTGATACAAAGAAGAAAGCAAAGCTTGATCAATCCAAACAAGGCTCATCACAGCTTCTACTATCATCTACACCACCAAGGGTGCTCCTTAACCCCGCCGATTGTGACTTAG ATTTCAATGTTGAAGGAAATGGACTACAAGGTTCAGCACTTTATGAACAAGGATTTGCTTATTGTTGGTCAGGTGCTCGAGCCAATATGGGAATAACTGGAGGAAAGTACTGCTTTGGTTGCAAAATTGTTTCAGAGCAGCCCGTAGACATGGAAGACACACCACTTGATCAGCAACATGTCTGTCGTGTTGGCATATCAAGAGGGGATGATGCAGTAGGAAATCTTGGGGAAACCCTGCACAGTTTTGGGTTTGGGGGTACTGGAAAATTTTCAAGTCAAGGAAGGTTTTCTGAATATGGTGAAAGATTTGGGGTTGGTGACACGATAATTTGTTGTGTGGACCTTGAGTGCAATCCTCTGGCTTCCATAAGTTTCTCTAAAAATGGAAAGTGGCTGGGTATAGCAAAGCAATTTAATGCAGGTCCAACTGCTCTTGAAGTGGTGGATTGTCGAATGAAAAATCTACTATGGCATTCAGCTCTTTACCCTCATGTGTTGCTTAAAAACGTAGTTGTGCATATGCAGTTTAGTGTAGATGACGGACTAGCTCCTGTAGAAGGATATAAACCGTGGTCTTGTGCCATGGAAGATGGGAAAGCCATTCCAGGCCCTAGTTTCGCAAATCTGTGTGATTGTGAAGTTATGATGCTCGTAGGACTACCTGCTGCCGGTAAGAGTACCTGGGCTGAGAAATGGGTGAAGGAACATCCAGAAAAGCGATATGTTTTGCTTGGAACTAATTTAGCTCTGGATCTTATGAAG GTTCCTGGTTTGCTGCGCAAACAAAACTATGGTGAAAGATTTGACCGTTTAATGGACCGTGCTACTGGTATATTCAACACTCTTTTGTCTAGGGCTTCCCAGATTCCTCGTAACTTCATAATTGATCAGACAAATGTCTACAAAAATGCTCGGAAGCGCAAATTGAAACCTTTTGCAAACTATAAGAAG ATTGCTGTTGTGATTGTTCCAACACCTGAAGAGCTCAAGATCCGTGGTGAGAAGCGATTTAAAGAAATGGGGAAAGAAGTTCCTGCAGAAGCAGTAAATCAAATGTTAG TGAATTTTGTTTTACCTATGAGCAAAGATATGCCTAGAGCAGATGAATACTTTGATGAG ATACGATTTGAAGAGCTTGGCAGAGTGGAGGCTCAGAAATGCTTGGATGAGATGAAAGCAAATTTGGATTCAAAGAGGGATGTTACTCCTTATTCTCGTGAAAGTTCCGTGCAGTCACATAATAGCCCATCAACGCAGTACCCTTCTGAGGCATACCGACAGTCGTACAGTGGTCCTTCATCACACAGTCTCAGAAATTTACCAG GTGGACATCCAAATAACTCGTATGCTTTGCCTCCACTTCAAGCACCTCGTGAAACCTTCTATTCAACCCCTTCCAGTTACAACCCCATAGGTGATTTTGGTCACCATGGAAGTCACAGTGCCTACGGTAATTCTAGGGGATATGACATGGAAGCTAGATCAGCTATCCATGAAGGGATCTATGAGCCTCATGTGGGTCCTGGAGCTTGGAATGCAGCTGAGTTACACCGGAGCAACATGAATGATCCCTACCCGAGGACGTTTGGGGGTCCAAGATATCTGCCACCTGATTCAAGTGAACCTGCATTTGGATCGAGAATGGCTACAACCTATG GCTTTCCTCGAGGGGATCCAGCTCCGAGGCCACCACATGGAAATTTTCCTTCCGGAGCACAGCATCCTGGGGTATACGCTCCACCTCGTCCCAGATACTACTGA